A segment of the Bradyrhizobium sp. CCBAU 53340 genome:
TATTGATCAGGGTGATGCCGCGGCAATCAGGCGCGACCAGATGAAAGGCCGGCATCTGCGGGGTGCGCACGGGCGCGTCGCCGCTCGTCGCGCCGCCGCTATGCGTAATCACATTGCCGGGTGCGACGAAGGCATCGAGGCCGGCCTCGCCGGACTGGAGCCGCTGCTGGCACGCTTGCGCGAAGGCATCGACATAGAACTGGTAGTTGGTGAAGATCACGAAGTTCTGGAAATGCTCGGGGTCGGTGCCGGTGTAGTGGTAGAGCCGGCGCAGCGAGTAGTCGACGCGAGCGGCGCGGAACAGCGACAGCGGCTCCGGCGTACCCGGTCGAAGCTCGAACGTGCCGTCGGCGATGGAATCGTCCATGGTGGCGAGATCGGGCACGTCGAACGCATCGCGCAGCGATCGCGTGGCGAGCGAACTCTCGCTGGTGGTGATGGCGGCTTCGATGTTGATGTCGCGGCGATAGGCGAAGTGGATCGGGATCGGCTCGACGGATTCACCGATCTCGACCGGCACGCCGTGGTTCTGGATCAAAAGGCCGATCTGCTCGGTGAGATAGGCACGGAACAGATCCGGCCGCGTCACACTGGTCTCGTGCACGCCCGGTCCCGCGACGAAGCCATAGGCGAGACGCGAATCGAGCCGTGCATGCGTCGCCGTAGTGAGACGGACGAAGGGATAATAGGCTCGCACCCGCGTCGTGATCGCCTCGCCCGAGACATAGGCCTCGAACCGGTCACGCAGGAATTTGGTGTTCCGCTCGTAGATTTCTTCGAGCCGGGCGACGGCGGCCGATGCATCGGAGAAGGATTTGGTGGCGATGGAGGGGGGAGATTGCATTGTTCGACCGCCGGGTTGCTGGGGCTCGAGTCGAACTATAGCAAGAACAGGGCCGCACCGTCATTGCGATCGCTGAAAAGTACTCAGGAGAGCTACGACCAAAATAAGTCCGAGAAATGTTACCACTGCCGTAAACAGCTTACGACGACGGTCACGACATCGGTCCGAAAGCTTGTTCGAGAGGACGGCCACAACGGAGCGTTGCCCCCTGGTGAACCAATCCAGCGATTGGGCGTGGTCCTCAGACCATTCTTCGAGAAACTTGTGTTGCTGATAGGCTCCAACAACGAAGGCTGGGATTGCAGCGAAGAAAAGGACGTGCGTCAGAGCCGACACAATCGTCTCTAGCATTATCGACAGCCTCCAAAACACCGCTGCTACACCGCGAGTCTAGCAGGTATCCCGGATTTGGCACCGCGCCGGATGACGCTTCGCGTCACTTCTCCCGGAAGGCCCGCATGAACTGGTCGTGCAGCGGCTTCAACAGGTAGGACAGCATGGTGCGGTCGCCGGTCTGGACGAAGGCTTCGACCGGCATGCCGGGGATCAGCTTGGAATCGCCGAGCCGGGCGACCTCCTCGGCCGACATCGAGACGCGGATCGTGTAGTAGCTCTGGCCCGTGCGCTGGTCGGTCGTGACGTCAGGCGAGACGCGGCTGACCACGCCGTTGAGCTCGGGCGTGGTGCGCTGGTTGAAGGCGGACAGACGCAGCAACGTCTTCTGGCCGATCTGCAGCTTGTCGATATCGACCGGATTGACCTTGGCCTCGACCTGGAGATCGTCGGTCTGCGGCACGATCAGCATCAGGGTGTCGCCGGCGGTGACGACGCCGCCGACGGTGTGCACCGTCGATTGCAGCACCATGCCGTCCTGCGGCGCGCGGATGTCGACGCGGCGGAGCTGGTCTTCGGCCGCGACCTTGCGCTCGATCAGCTCGCCGCTCTTGTCGTTGGTCTCGCGCAGATCCTTGGAGACCTCGCTCACCATGTCCTTGTCGACCTGGATGATCTGCAGCTCGGTCTCGGTGATCTTGCCCTTCGCCTGCGCCCGCGAGGCGATGTATTGCGCGCGCTCGCCGTTGAGACGGGCCGAGTCGCGCTCGAGCGTGGTCAGGCGCGAGATCTGGACCAGGTGCTTGTCATAGAGATCGCGCACGCCGGTGAGCTCCTGCTGCACCAGCGCGATCTCCTTGTCCTTGGCTTTCTCCTGCGCCTGGAGACCATCGATCTCCTCATTGAGCTGCTGGATGCGTTCACGCAGCTGCGCCTTCTGGCCGGCGCGGCCGTTGACGCGGACCTCGAACAGCTTGCTTTCGGCTGACAGCAGGGCCTTGACGTCGGGATCGTCACGGCGGTCAAGCAGCGCTTGCGGGAATTCGATCTTGTCGAGACCGCGCTGTTCGGCCTGAAGCCGTGCCGCACGCGCCTGCGCGGCGTCGAGATTCTTGGTGACGATGGCGAGATTGGCCCTGGTGACGGTGTCGTCGAGCCGCACCACGATGTCGCCGGCCTTGACCACGTCGCCGTCACGCGCGCGCACCTCGCCGACCACGCCGCCGGTCGGGTGTTGCACCTTCTTGACGTTGGATTCGACCACGATCTGGCCCGGCGCGATCAGCGCGCCTGAGATCAGCACGGTCGAGGCCCAGCCGCCGAGACCGACGGCGAGGAACGCCACGATGCCGAGACCAAGGAACAGATGAAACCGGATCGATTCCCGCACCGTCTTGGGCGCAGCGGGCTTGGTCCCGCCAACCGTCATCGTGCTCATGCTTTGGCCACTCCGCCTTCGCTGACGACCTTGATCGGCGCCGGCGGCGCGACGCGGGGCTGCAGCACCTGGGCGAGCACCTGCTCCTTCGGGCCGAAGGCCTGCATGCGGCCGTCGCGCAGCACCAGGATCTGGTCGACCGCCTCGACGCCGATCGGGCGATGCGCCACCACAATGACAATGGCGCCGCGTTCACGCGATGTGCGGATGGCGCGGGTCAGCGCCTCGTCACCTTCGGTGTCGAGATTGGAATTGGGCTCGTCAAGCACGATCAGGAACGGATTGCCGTAGAGCGCGCGCGCCAGCGCCACGCGCTGGGCCTGGCCTGCGGAGAGCGAGGCGCCCTGCTCGCCGACCTGCGTGTTGTAGCCCTCGCGCATCTTGATGATCATCTCGTGCACGCCGGCCTCCTTGGCCGCGGAGATGATGCCGTCGGACGTCGCCTCGGGATCGAAGCGGCTGATGTTCTGCGCGATGGTGCCGCCGAACAGCTCGACGTCCTGAGGCAGATAGCCGATGTGGCGGCCGAGCACGTCACTCGACCATTGGTCGAGCGCCGCGCCGTCGAGCCGGACCTTGCCGCGAACCGGCTGCCAGACACCGACCAGCGCGCGGATCAGCGAGGACTTGCCGGAGCCGCTCGGCCCGATCACGCCGAGGCCGTTGCCGGCTTCCAGCGCAAAGGTGACGTCCTGCACGATGATGCGCTGGTCGCCCGGCGCCACCATGGCGACGCCTTCGACCGAGAGCCGGCTGGTGGGCGCCTGCAACTGGGTCGGCGTTGCCTGCGCCGGCATCTGCTCCAAGAGGCGGCTGAGGCGATGCCAGCTCTGGCGGGCCGCCACGAAGGATTTCCAGTGCGCGATCGCAAGATCGACCGGCGCCAACGCGCGGGCCGAGAGGATCGAGCCGGCGATGATGATGCCGGCGGTCGCCTCCTGGTGGATGACGAGATAGGCACCGACCGCGAGCACCGCCGATTGCAGCATCATGCGCAGCACTTTTGCGATTGCGCCGAGGCCGCCGGCGACATCGCTCGCGCGCTGATTGCCGGCGAGGTATTTTTCGTTGGCCGCGCTCCAGCGCTGGTTCAGCCGGCCGGCCATGCCCATCGACACCAGCACTTCGGCGTTGCGGCGGCTGGACTGGGCGAGGTCGTTGCGCTGGGCGGCAAGGCCCATCGCCTCCTTCGCCGGCTGGCGGGACAGGAATTCGGTGACCAGGGTCAGCCCGACCAGGATGATAGCGCCGACCAGCGCGGTCACGCCGATCATGACATGGAAGGCGAAGCAGATGGCGAGATAGAGCGGCAGCCAGGGCAGGTCGAAGAAGGCACTCGGGCCCATGCCGCTCAGGAAGGAACGGACATTGTCGAGATCGCGCAGCGGTTGCAGCCCCTCGTTGCGGTTGCCGACCAGCAGCGGCAGGCGCACGATGGTGTCGAACACGCGCTTGTTGAGGGCCTCGTCGAGCGCGGTGCCGACCCGTCCGAGGATGCGGCCGCGGATCATGTCGAGCACGCCCTGGCCCATATAGAGGCCGCTGGCGAGGATGATCAGACCAACCAGGGTCGGGATGCTGCGGCTCGGCAGCACCCGGTCATAGACCTCCAGCATGAAGATCGAGCCGGTCAGGTAGAGCAGGTTGATCATGCAGCTCATGAAGCCCACGCCGACGAACGCCGTGCGGCAGGCACGCAGCGCGTCACCGAGCTCTGAACGGCGTAAGCCCGGAACGGCTGCCATCAGTCTGATCTCTTTCGGGTAAGGGGCAAAACCCCTGATTTCAAAGGTAAATTGAAGCTACTCGCCTCGGATTAATATCGGGTATTTCCCGCGTGCAACGCAATCGAATTAATCCGGGCCCGTCACATCTACCTCTAACGGCCCGATCTGCAAGTCCGGTATTTCACAGTCTTTGCGGCTTTTTCTGGCAAAGACGACCACCTCTCCCCAGGTTGTGGGGAGAGGCGCAGGGTTCCGATCGACGGAAACAAGCCCGCTAGAGCCGGCCACCGCCGCGCACCAGCCGCACCACCAGCAGCAGGATGACGGCGCCGATCGCGGAATAGATGATTTCCGAGACCAGCCCGAGGCCGAGATGGATGCCGAGCTTCGGGAACAGGAAACTCGCGACAAACGCGCCGGCGATGCCGATCACGATGTCACCGATGATGCCGAACCCACTCCCCCGCACGACCTTGCCGGCGAGCCAGCCGGCGACCAGGCCGACGAACAGGATGATGATGAGGCTTTGACCAGAAATGTACATAAGTGGAAGTCCCTCTCCGTGAACGCGGCCATGGAACCGGAACCGGGATGAATGGGGTCTGAATGGTGTCGCGGGACGGCCCCTCAAGCGAGAATCGCAAAACAACCCCATGCACAGTAGCAACGGCTCCCCGCCGCGATGCGCGGTGGGTTGTGACAACCTCATGTGTGAGTGGAGGATTTTCGGCTACGTCGCCGTCGCAGCCTCCGCCAGCACGCATCTCGCGGCACGGCCCGGGCCGACCTCCACGTTCGGCGGCAGCTGCTCCAGGCAGCGCGGCTCGGCGAGCTTGCAGCGGGGGGCGAAGGAGCAGCAGTTCGGCTTTTCGGCGAGCGACGGCGGGGTGCCGGGGATGGTCTCGAGCCGCTGCCCCCGCCTGGCGCCATGGATGGTCGAGGCCAGCAGACCCTTGGCGTAGGGATGGACCGGCGAGCGGACGATATCGCGAAGCGTCCCCTGCTCCACGATCTGGCCGGCATACATCACCGCGACGCGGTCGCAGATCTCGATCGCAACGCCGATATCGTGGGTGACGAAGATGACGGACATCCCGAACTCGCGCTGCAATTCGCGCAGCAGCAGCAGGATCTGGATCTGCACCGTGGCGTCGAGCGCCGTGGTCGGCTCGTCCGCCAGCAGAATCTTCGGACGGCAGGCCAGCGCGAGCGCGATCATCGCACGCTGGCGCATGCCGCCGGACATTTCGTGCGGATAGGCATCGAGCCGCCGTTTTGCCGAGGGGATGCGCACCACCTCCAGCATCTCGAGCGCGCGGGCCCTACCCTCCGCGTCGCTTTTGCCTTCGTGGCGCACCACGCTCTCGGCGATCTGCGCACCGATGGTGTAGACCGGGTCGAGCGCCAGCGCCGGCTCCTGAAAGATCATCGACACGGTCTGGCCGCGGAACGACGACAACTCCTCGTCGTTCATGGCGAGCACGTCACGCCCCATCACGCTGACCTTGCCGGAAATCTGCGTGCGCTTCTTCGGCAACAGCCGCATCAGCGCACGCAGGGTCACGCTCTTGCCCGAACCGGACTCGCCGAGCAGGCCCAACACCTCGCCATCACCAAGCGAGAGATTGAGATCGTTCACGGCATAGACCGTGCGCTCGCCGGTGAAGCGAATGTTGAGGCCTGAGATCTCGACGAGCTCTGTCATGACGGCAGTTTTGGCAATCGGTCGTGATAATCCGTGACGCGCTGGAACGCCGCACCGATGGTGAGCAAGGTCGCTTCATCAAAGGAGCGGCCGATCAGCTGCATGCCGATTGGCAGGCCAGCTTTGGTGAAGCCCGAGGGCACGGTGAGCGAGGGCAGGCCGAGGAAATTCACCGGACGGGTGAACAACGTCAGCCGCTGCAGCAACGCCGGCGCATTCGGTCCGCCGCCGACATCGCTCTCCTCGATCGTCGGCGCCGGGACAGGCGAGGCCGGCGCGATGATCGCGTCGACGCCAGCGGCCGCCGCATTGTGCGCGGCGAGTGCCGGGCCACGCCAGCGCATCGCCTCGAGGTAGGTGATGGCGGGAACGGCGAGGCCGTTCTGCAGCCGCATCAGTACCTGCGCGCCATAATCCTGCGGCCGCTCGATCATCCAGCGCTTGTGGAAAGCGGCGGCTTCCGCCGCGAGCACGAGCTGGCTTGCCGCGGACAATTGCCGCTGGTCCGGCAGCTCCACCTTGACGATGTCGGCACCCTCGCGCTTGAGCACCGCGATCGTCTCGTCCAGCACCCGCGCGACCTCGCTGTCGAGATCATCGACATAGAAGGACGCGGGGACGCCGATCTTGAGGCCCTTCAGCGAGCCCCTGGTCGCCGCGACATAGTCCGACAGTGGCTCGTGGCTCGCGGTCGAATCCTCGGGGTCGGGGCCAGCCATCAGCGCCAGCAGCAGCGCGCAATCTTCCGCGGTGCGCGCAAGCGGGCCGACCGTGTCGAGCGATTGCGACAGCGGCATCGCGCCGGCGCGGCTGACGCGGCCGACCGTGGTCTTCAGCCCCGTGACGCCGCAGAAATGCGCGGGCATGCGGATCGAGCCGCCGGTATCCGAGCCGAGCGCCGCATAGGTCAGCCGCGCGGCGACCGCCGAGCCCGAGCCCGAGGAGGACCCGCCGGTGATATGCGCGACGTTCCAGGGATTGCGCACCGGGCCGTAATGGGCGTTGTGGCCAGTCGGGCCGTAGGCGAACTCTGCAAGGTGCAGCGTACCAAGGCGAACCTGTCCGGCGTCCTTCAAGCGCTGCAACGCGGTCGAGGTGACGGTCGGCACGAAATCGTGGCGGATCAGCGAGCCGCAGGTCGCAACCTTGCCGGCGTCGTAATACATGTCCTTGTGAGCCAGCGGGACACCATGCAGCGGGCCTCGCACCTCGCCCTTGGCAAGCTCGGCATCGGCGGTATCGGCTGCCTTCAGCGCGGCCTCCGACTCGATCGACATGAAGGCGTTGAGATGCGGCTGCCATTGCGCGATGCGGTGCAACAGCGCGCGCGTCACCTCATGCGAGGAGATCTGCTTCATCGCGATCGCACGCGCGACCTCGGTAAGCGTCATCAGGGCAGGTTCAGTGCTCATTTCGACACCTTCGCGGCTTGCGCGAGCGGATAGAGCGCGGGCTCGAGGTCGAACGGCAGCGTGCCGGCGATGGCGGCAAAACCCTCGAAGGCCGGCCCGATGGAATTGGAGATGCGTGTCGCGATCTCCTCGTCGACAGGAACACCGGCGACCTGCGCCGTCGCCTGGATTTCTTTTGTCGTCGGTCTCGTCATGCGGTTTCCTCTCCCGGCGCGCGGCTATGGCCAGATCCCGGAATGGCCATATAGCACGCGGCCTCGTGGCCCATTGTATCGAGCGCTGTGAGCTTTGGTGTCGCATTTGCGCAGAGCGGCTCCGCAAACGGACAACGGGTGTGGAAGCGGCAGCCCGCCGGCGGGTCGATCGGATTGGGCGGATCGCCCGAGATCGGCGGCTTCTCCGTGCGGCTATCAGGATCGGAGGACGGCATCGCGGCCAACAATGCACGCGTGTAGGGATGTGCGGGCTGGTCCCAGACCTGGTCGACCGGGCCGAGCTCGACGACCTCGCCGAGATACATCACCAGCACGCGGTCGCTGATGTAGCGCACGACGTTGAGGTCATGACTGATGAAGAGATAGGTCAGGCCGAACTCGCGCTTGAGGTCGGCGAGCAGGTTGAGCACCTGCGCCTCGACGGATTTGTCGAGCGCCGAGACGGCCTCATCGAGGATCACTAGCCGCGGCGACAGCGCGAGCGCGCGGGCGATGTTGACGCGCTGGCGCTGGCCGCCGGAGATTTCGTGCGGATAGCGGTTGGCGAAATTTGCAGGGACCAAGCCGACCTTGCCGAGCAGTTCACGGGCCAGCGCGCGTGCTGCGCTATCAGCCATGCCATGGACCTTCGGGCCGAAGGCGATCGACTCCTCGATCGTCAGGCGTGGATTGAGCGAGGCATAGGAATCCTGGAACACCATCTGCATGCCGCGGCGCAGCTCGCGCAACGACAGAGCCTGCCCGACGGTCATGCCGTCATAGATGATGTCGCCGTCATCGCGCGGCATCAGGTGCATCAAGAGGCGCGCGGTGGTCGATTTGCCGCAGCCGGACTCGCCGACGATACCGACTGTCTCGCCCTTGGCGACGGAGAAGGAGACATTGTCCACCGCGCGCACGGTGCGCTTGGCGGCAAACAGCCCGCCGCGGACGGGGAAGTGTTTTGTCAGGCCGTTGACCTGAAGCAGCGGCTGCGCGACGCCGCCGCGGTCTTCAACCGGCTCCAGCATGGCGATGGAAGTGGCGGTCTCGCTCATGCCCGCGATCTCCCACCTCTCCCCGACGGGGAGAGGTCGGCGCGCAGCGCCGGGTGAGGGGGCGCGGCAAACTCGGTGCAGCGGAACCCCTCACCCGGATCGCATCTGACGACGCGATCCGACCTCTCCCTATGGGAGAGGTGTGGCACCGCCGACGCCGCGACAATCTGCGTTTCTCTCATCATGGGCTAGTTCCTGATGTCCATGGCGCTGCGCAGGCCGTCCGAGAGCAGGTTGAAGCAGATCGACACCGCGAAGATCATCGCGCCCGGCAAAGCTGCCACCCAGGGATTGACGTAGATCGCGGTGCGCAAGGTGTTGAGCATCAGGCCCCATTCCGGCTCCGGCGGTTTTGTGCCGAGGCCGAGGAAGGAGAGGCCCGCGGCCAGGATCATCGAGACCGAGATCAGGCTGGTGGCATAGACGAAGATCGCCCCCAGCACGTTGCCGAGGATGTGCACGCGCATGATGGTGAAGGGCCCGGCACCGGAGGCGCGCGCGGCTTCGACGAAATCCATGTTGCGCACGCCGGTCGTGACGCTCTCGGCGACACGGGTGATCTGCGGCACGAACACGATGGTGAGCGCCACGATGGAGTTGAGGATGCCGGCGCCGAGCGCGCCGGAGATCGCGATCGCCAGCAGCACGGAGGGAAAGGCGTAGAACACGTCCACCGTGCGCATGATCGCGGTGTTGAGCTTGCCGCCGACATAACCGGCGATGATGCCGAGCGAGGTGCCGATGCCGAAGGCGAGGATCACGGGCAAAATGCCGATCACCAATGACAGCCGTCCGCCGTAAATCAGCCGCGCCAGCATGTCGCGGCCGAGCTCGTCGGTGCCGAGCGGATAGCCTGAAGTGCCGATGTGGCGGAGGCGGCGGATCATCGAGCCCTTGTAGGGATCTTCCAGACCCAGCAACGGCGCAAGGATGGCGGAGACGAAGATCAGCAGCAGCACGATGGCGCAGGCCATGCTGACCTTGTCGCGCAGGATGCGACGGCCGACCGTCGCCCAATAACCGCGCGCCTTGGTCGCGGGCGCGGCCTGCAGCGCGGCGTCGGTGGTGGCGGACAAGGGGAGCTCGCTCATGGCCGGGCTCCGCTTGGAGATGAGGCTGAACGATGCAAGCCGAGGAGACGGTGCACCTCTCCCGCTTGCGGGAGAGGTCGCGCCAAAGGCGCGGGTGAGGGTTTTCTCCTCTGGGGGGTTCTCGCGAGAGGAGACACCCTCTCCCCAACCCTCCCCCGCAGGCGGGGGAGGGAGCGCACCGTTTGCTTGGCAACAGCTGGGCTCACCGCTAGCCCCGCTTGATGCGCGGATCGATCGCGGCTTGCGCGATGTCGACCAGCAGGTTGAGAAAGACGAAGAACAGCGCCAGCACCAGGATCGTGCCCTGCAGCAGCGGCAGGTCGCGCTGGAAGATCGCCGAGTTGAGCAGGAAGCCCGAGCCCGGCCAGGAGAACACGGTCTCGATCAGGATCGAGCCGCCGAGCATGTAGCCGAGCTGGAGTCCCATCACCGCGAGCGCGGTCGGCGCGGCGTTCTTGATGACGTGGCGGAACACCCCGCGCTCATGCAGGCCCTTGGCGCGCAGCGCCTCGACGAAATCCTGCGAGAGAATGTCGCCGGTGAGCGCGCGCACCGTGCGGGTGACGATGCCCATCGGGATCACCGAGGTCGTGATCGCCGGCAGCACCAGATATTTCAGATGCGCCCAGTCCCAGGCCCAGGAGTTGGAGCCGTTGGGACCGGCGCCGACCGCGGGCAGCCAGTTCAGCTCGACCGAGAAAATGATCACGAGCACCATGCCAAGCCAGTAATGCGGCACCGAGACGCCGGCGATGGCGAACGACGTCGCGAGCTTGTCGATCCAGGTCTCGCGAAAGTAGCCTGCGATCAGGCCGAGCAGGATGCCCATGGTGAAGCCGATAAAAGCGGCGGCAATCGCCAGCGTCACGGTGTTGCCGACCGCGCGCATGACCTCGGCGAGCACCGGGCGTCCCGTCGCGATGGAATTGCCGAGATCGCCGTGTAGCGCACGCAGCAGCCAGAGCCCGAATTGCACCGGCAGCGGCCGGTCGAACCCATAGGCGGCGCGAAGCTGTGCCGCGAGCTCTTGCGAGGCATCGGCCGGCAGCACCGCGACCAGCGGATCGCCCGGCGTGATGTGCACGAGCAGAAAGCACACCAGCGCCACGCTGATGACGATCGGGATCACATAGACGATGCGTCTGGCGATATAGGCGAGCACGTTTGATACTCAGGTTAGCGCGTAGATGCCGTCATGGCCGGGCTTGTCCCGGCCATCCACGTACTTGTTCCGTCATTCCGGGGCGATGCGCAGCATCGAACCCGGAATGACCGAGCAATTGGAAAGACGTGGATGCCCGGGTCAAGCCCGGGCATGACGTGTTGATAGAGCGTGCTCGCCTCACTACTGAATCGAGATCGGCGAGAAGTCGATGAACCAGCTCTTCGGCTGGATCACGCCGGTCACCTTCGGGCTCATGGCGCGCGGGCCGACGTCGTGGGCGACGTAGAGGAAGGCTGCGTCGTCGACGGAGGCTGCGTGCAGCTCGGCGAGCGCGGCATCGCGCGCGACGGGATCGAAGGTCTGCCGCGCCTTCTTCACCAGCTCGTCGAACTTGGGATTGTTGATGAAACCCCAATTGTTCGAGACCGGCGGGGCCATGCCCGATTGCAGGAAGCGCACCAGCGCGAAGAACGGGTCCATCGCCGCGTAGGTGACGTTGGTCGCATTCGAGCCGTTGGCGCTGGGATCCTTGGCGCCGCGACGCCAGTTGGTGAACAGCGTGTTCCACTCGATGACGTCAAGCTGCACGTCGAAATAACATTCGGCGAGGGCCTGCTGGAGATATTCGTTCATCGGCAGCGGCTGCATCTGGCCCGAGCCCGACGCCGAGGTCTGGATCTTCACCGTCAGCTTCTTGTTCGGACCGAAGCCGGCCTCCTGCATCAGTTTCTGCGCGGCCGGCTTGTCGTATTTGATCTCGAAGGTCGGCTTGCCGCGCCAGGGATGGCCGGGCTCGAACGTGCCGGTCGCGGGCACCATCAGGCCGGCGAGCAGGCCGTCCTTGAGGCCTTCGCGGTCAACGCAGAGATTGGCGGCCTTGCGAACGCGAATGTCGTTCCAGGGCGAGCCTTCGACGCGCGAGAACTGCCACGGCCAGACATGCGGCTGCTCATTGGCATAGAGCTTGAAGCCGCGCTGCTTCAGCTCGGGCAGCGCATCCGGCGCCGGCGCCTCGACCCAATCGACCTGTCCGGACAGCAGCGCCGCGGTGCGCGCATTGGCCTCGGGCATCGGCAACAGAACCATCTTGTCGATCTTGGGCACGCGCGCCTTGTCCCAATAGTCAGCATTCTTGACCAGCTCGAGCCGCTCGCGCGGCGTGAAGCCCGCCATCTTCCAGGGGCCGGTGCCCGCGGCGTCCTTGGCAAAGGCGGCCCAGGCGGCCTGCGATTTGGCCTTGGCGTCGGCGCCTTCCGCCTTGTCATAGAAGTGCTGCCACTTCGCCGGGCTCGCCATGAAGAGATTGGTGAGATTGATCGGCAGGAAGCTGTCGGGCTCCTTGGTGGTGAGCTCGACCGTCATGTCGTCGATCTTCTTCGCGGACGCCAGCGTCGGCATGCGCGAGGCCGTGACGCCGACCTGGCTCGGATCGAACTGCGGCGCGTCCTGCTTCAGGACCTTATCGACGTTCCACACCACGGCATCGGCGTTGAACGGAGTGCCGTCATGGAAGGTGACGCCGGGGCGCAGCTTGAAGGTCCATTTGGTCTTGTCCGACTCGTCGACCTTCCACTCGGTGGCAAGGCCGGGGATCACCACGCTGGGCTTGTCGGCGGACGACAGGTCCCAGCCGGTGAGCGCGTCATACATGGTGACGCCGGTGAAGCGGTTGCCTTCAAAACCCTGGTCAGGCTGACCAAGCGTGCGTGGAATATCGGCAGCGGTCATGCCGATGCGCAGCACTGTCTCGGCGCTGGCCGCGCGCGGCCATGCGGCCGCAGTCGTCACGGCAAGTGCAGCGATCAGCGCTGCACGCGCGGTTGTCTTGATAAGCATCGCCGTCGTCCTTTTCCCTGAAACGATGATTAATTTTGATGCAAACGTATGCAAT
Coding sequences within it:
- a CDS encoding ABC transporter permease — encoded protein: MSELPLSATTDAALQAAPATKARGYWATVGRRILRDKVSMACAIVLLLIFVSAILAPLLGLEDPYKGSMIRRLRHIGTSGYPLGTDELGRDMLARLIYGGRLSLVIGILPVILAFGIGTSLGIIAGYVGGKLNTAIMRTVDVFYAFPSVLLAIAISGALGAGILNSIVALTIVFVPQITRVAESVTTGVRNMDFVEAARASGAGPFTIMRVHILGNVLGAIFVYATSLISVSMILAAGLSFLGLGTKPPEPEWGLMLNTLRTAIYVNPWVAALPGAMIFAVSICFNLLSDGLRSAMDIRN
- a CDS encoding ABC transporter permease translates to MLAYIARRIVYVIPIVISVALVCFLLVHITPGDPLVAVLPADASQELAAQLRAAYGFDRPLPVQFGLWLLRALHGDLGNSIATGRPVLAEVMRAVGNTVTLAIAAAFIGFTMGILLGLIAGYFRETWIDKLATSFAIAGVSVPHYWLGMVLVIIFSVELNWLPAVGAGPNGSNSWAWDWAHLKYLVLPAITTSVIPMGIVTRTVRALTGDILSQDFVEALRAKGLHERGVFRHVIKNAAPTALAVMGLQLGYMLGGSILIETVFSWPGSGFLLNSAIFQRDLPLLQGTILVLALFFVFLNLLVDIAQAAIDPRIKRG
- a CDS encoding ABC transporter substrate-binding protein; amino-acid sequence: MLIKTTARAALIAALAVTTAAAWPRAASAETVLRIGMTAADIPRTLGQPDQGFEGNRFTGVTMYDALTGWDLSSADKPSVVIPGLATEWKVDESDKTKWTFKLRPGVTFHDGTPFNADAVVWNVDKVLKQDAPQFDPSQVGVTASRMPTLASAKKIDDMTVELTTKEPDSFLPINLTNLFMASPAKWQHFYDKAEGADAKAKSQAAWAAFAKDAAGTGPWKMAGFTPRERLELVKNADYWDKARVPKIDKMVLLPMPEANARTAALLSGQVDWVEAPAPDALPELKQRGFKLYANEQPHVWPWQFSRVEGSPWNDIRVRKAANLCVDREGLKDGLLAGLMVPATGTFEPGHPWRGKPTFEIKYDKPAAQKLMQEAGFGPNKKLTVKIQTSASGSGQMQPLPMNEYLQQALAECYFDVQLDVIEWNTLFTNWRRGAKDPSANGSNATNVTYAAMDPFFALVRFLQSGMAPPVSNNWGFINNPKFDELVKKARQTFDPVARDAALAELHAASVDDAAFLYVAHDVGPRAMSPKVTGVIQPKSWFIDFSPISIQ